The Melopsittacus undulatus isolate bMelUnd1 unplaced genomic scaffold, bMelUnd1.mat.Z mat_scaffold_49_arrow_ctg1, whole genome shotgun sequence genome contains a region encoding:
- the LOC117438560 gene encoding translation initiation factor IF-2-like — MPESRSLSELTRQIAPPTKNGHAPPPTESRKSSQSVNPVRVRAGINQVAATPAARRASALPPVAAEPRTPTDRPTPAGPPHTGLRPFSLSPFLAAPTSRGAAIADGHGGAAHGGGGGGGTARRRPANDERARLGRGRPRHRWRGTDPGGRPFPRRRGQGAGTAAQLSFPFFPSFVLSRRRGHGVFPSPARRGSHTRARPLPFFLFRRLAGGRPGLTRPPEKPTPARAPLASEARRFFPSLPFPFPSSAAVGAVGGERGHASPASSSPPLRLATASTGRARGGSDPSRRVRPGDRGPFAGAARSAAGGEAARKGAGAAGGRGGGGRPPWPPAVVPLQRLSCPFSRGSAAPPPERCSRPAPAGTRTEASTGNTSRGLGHLRARGATRPSHSPVRQGRQSGEPDPGLLKFLRRDVRTSPAGLAAAATLPIIGALFRKSHREPGGEDNSDLGSSSRRHGLPAFECRPPPPVCRLSPSPRGRAERTRRNPREASPRLPSAPSLSTAEPRG, encoded by the exons ATGCCAGAGTCTCGTTCGTTATCGGAATTAACCAGACAAATCGCTCCACCAACTAAGAACGGCCATGCACCACCACCCACGGAATCGAGAAAGAGCTCTCAATCTGTCAATCCTGTCCGTGTCCGGGCCGG GATCAACCAGGTAGCCGCCACACCCGCGGCGCGCCGCGCCTCCGCCCTTCCACCCGTCGCCGCCGAACCGCGGACGCCGACCGACCGCCCGACCCCGGCCGGGCCGCCCCACACGGGGCTGCGCCCTTTCTCTCTCTCGCCCTTTCTCGCCGCTCCGACCTCGCGGGGAGCGGCCATCGCGGACGGCCACGGGGGCGCGGCACAcggcggaggcggcggcggcggcaccgcGCGCCGGCGACCGGCGAACGACGAGCGGGCGCGCCTGGGGCGGGGCCGGCCGCGCCACCGCTGGCGCGGCACCGACCCCGGCGGCCGGCCCTTCCCGCGCCGCCGCGGGCAAGGAGCCGGGACCGCTGCGCAGCTTTCGTTCCCGTTTTTCCCTTCCTTCGTTCTCTCGCGGCGGCGTGGCCACGGCGTGTTCCCGTCTCCCGCGAGGCGGGGATCACACACGCGCGCGCGCCcgctccctttttttctcttccgcCGGCTCGCCGGCGGCCGGCCGGGACTGACCCGTCCCCCCGAAAAGCCGACCCCGGCCCGGGCGCCTCTCGCGAGCGAGGCGCGCCGGTTCTTTCCTTCGCTTCCGTTCCCTTTCCCTTCGAGCGCGGCGGTGGGAGcggtggggggggagaggggacacGCGTCCCCGGcgtcttcttcccccccccttcgGCTTGCCACGGCGAGCACCGGACGTGCTAGAGGAGGCAGCGACCCGTCGAGGCGGGTGCGACCCGGCGACCGAGGCCCCTTCGCCGGGGCGGCTCGCTCGGCAGCAGGCGGCGAGGCGGCACGGAAAGGAGCCGGCGCGGCCGGCGGCCGCGGCGGAGGGGGACGCCCCCCTTGGCCGCCCGCGGTCGTCCCTCTTCAACGCCTTTCTTGCCCGTTCTCTCGCGGCTCGGCCGCCCCACCGCCCGAGCGCTGCTCGCGGCCGGCACCCGCGGGCACACGGACCGAGGCCAGCACCGGCAACACCTCGCGTGGTTTAGGACACCTGAGGGCTCGCGGGGCCACGCGGCCGTCACACAGCCCGGTTCG GCAAGGGCGGCAAAGCGGCGAGCCGGACCCGGGCTTGCTTAAATTTCTGCGCCGGGACGTGCGCACGTCACCGGCGGGgctcgccgccgccgccaccctGCCCATCATCGGAGCCCTCTTCCGCAAATCTCACCGAGAACCGGGCGGGGAAGATAATTCGGACCTGGGATCGAGTTCCCGCCGCCACGGTCTTCCAGCGTTCGAGTGCCGGCCTCCGCCGCCGGTCTGTCGTCTCTCGCCCTCGCCCCGCGGGAGAGCCGAACGAACGAGACGAAACCCTCGGGAAGCGTCGCCACGGCTGCCCAGTGCCCCCTCGCTATCGACGGCAGAGCCGCGGGGGTGA